A region from the Corallococcus caeni genome encodes:
- a CDS encoding WbqC family protein — protein MSGHPGVLVAEQPHYLPWVDFYEQVARAGTLVVLDDVQWLRRGWQRRTRVALPHGVPTPPPSEPGFQWLSIPLEDPHRDTRIRDLAVDSSQPWARKHLNALVTLYGGRPHFRAQVLPLLEPFYDAAARESGPGSLLRVLLSSMALFYRPLGLEPNQVCSSTLERRGEDKTQRLVEYCLQTGAHTYYSGTGSTVYLKPERFRAVDVRLLWQRFRHPDYAQGREGRFVTGLSIVDVLANVHVETVRTWLQPSPWGPFAGDGPQPLQRADAEVDEGPSGLSKRTK, from the coding sequence GTGTCCGGACACCCTGGAGTCCTCGTCGCCGAACAGCCCCACTACCTGCCGTGGGTGGACTTCTACGAGCAGGTGGCGCGCGCCGGCACGCTGGTGGTGCTGGACGACGTGCAGTGGCTGCGGCGCGGCTGGCAGCGCCGCACGCGCGTCGCCCTGCCCCACGGCGTGCCCACGCCGCCTCCGTCCGAACCCGGCTTCCAGTGGCTGTCCATCCCGCTGGAGGATCCGCACCGCGACACGCGCATCCGCGACCTGGCGGTGGACTCGAGCCAGCCCTGGGCGCGCAAGCACCTCAACGCGCTGGTGACGCTCTACGGAGGCCGGCCCCACTTCCGCGCGCAGGTGCTGCCGCTGCTGGAGCCCTTCTACGACGCCGCCGCGCGCGAGTCCGGACCGGGGTCGCTGTTGCGCGTGCTGCTGTCCAGCATGGCGCTGTTCTACAGGCCGCTGGGCCTGGAGCCGAACCAGGTGTGTTCCTCCACGCTGGAGCGCCGGGGCGAGGACAAGACGCAGCGGCTGGTGGAGTACTGCCTCCAGACGGGCGCGCACACGTACTACTCGGGGACGGGCTCCACGGTGTACCTGAAGCCCGAGCGCTTCCGCGCCGTGGACGTGCGCCTCTTGTGGCAGCGCTTCCGCCACCCGGACTACGCGCAGGGGCGCGAGGGGCGCTTCGTGACGGGGCTGTCCATCGTGGACGTGCTGGCCAACGTGCACGTGGAGACGGTGCGCACGTGGCTCCAGCCGTCGCCGTGGGGGCCGTTCGCGGGGGACGGCCCCCAGCCGCTTCAGCGGGCGGACGCGGAGGTGGACGAGGGCCCCTCCGGCTTGTCGAAGCGCACGAAGTAG
- a CDS encoding phytanoyl-CoA dioxygenase family protein — protein sequence MVSVEAEGLDVADVLAHYEAHGFARLGRVLDDAGVEALRERADDLMLGRVVYPGMFFQPDATTGRYEDAPLGLGWQGPSLEYRKLEKLEKDPRFLAWLENPLFERIARARIPGDIVLYRAILFHKGPAGGSNLPFHQDGGKLWGLTREPDLQIWTALDDAPEGGGCLEVIPGSHRAGLVTALGGVIPPDRVEAADAEGHVVPLPVRAGEALLVHNHVWHRSGRGRPGQRRRAFSACYMSADTTCVRKKKAPRVFPPVFRHPVRGG from the coding sequence ATGGTCAGCGTGGAGGCGGAAGGATTGGACGTGGCGGACGTGCTCGCCCACTACGAGGCGCACGGCTTCGCGCGCCTGGGCCGCGTGCTGGACGACGCGGGCGTGGAGGCCCTGCGCGAGCGGGCGGACGACCTGATGCTCGGCCGCGTGGTGTACCCGGGGATGTTCTTCCAGCCGGACGCCACCACCGGCCGCTACGAAGACGCGCCGCTGGGGCTGGGCTGGCAGGGCCCGTCCCTGGAGTACCGCAAGCTGGAGAAGCTGGAGAAGGATCCGCGCTTCCTCGCGTGGCTGGAGAACCCGCTGTTCGAGCGCATCGCCCGCGCGCGCATCCCCGGCGACATCGTCCTGTACCGCGCCATCCTCTTCCACAAGGGCCCCGCGGGCGGCAGCAACCTGCCCTTCCACCAGGACGGCGGAAAGCTGTGGGGCCTCACGCGTGAGCCGGACCTTCAAATCTGGACCGCGCTGGACGACGCGCCGGAGGGCGGCGGCTGCCTGGAGGTCATCCCCGGCAGCCACCGCGCGGGGCTGGTGACGGCGCTGGGCGGCGTGATCCCGCCGGACCGCGTGGAGGCGGCGGACGCGGAAGGACACGTGGTGCCTCTGCCGGTGCGGGCCGGGGAGGCGCTGCTCGTGCACAACCACGTCTGGCACCGCTCCGGGCGTGGCCGGCCCGGACAGCGGCGGCGCGCGTTCTCCGCCTGCTACATGAGCGCGGACACCACCTGCGTGCGCAAGAAGAAGGCCCCGCGCGTGTTCCCGCCGGTGTTCCGCCACCCGGTGCGCGGCGGCTGA
- a CDS encoding alpha/beta fold hydrolase, which translates to MPYRRATHHVSAPDGTRVAVHTHSSGAPEEGRDAALADRPTVLLTNGIGTSENFWRHLVADLEQDHRVVHWDYRGHGMSEESRDGDYRVQVHVDDLERVTEAAMARGDGRPPHHIAFSMGVRILLELYRRRPDLVPSMTLIAGTPGVPGSANPSRASRFGLSAVRGALAASTPWVPVVAPAVKAFIASPLADPFARAVGALRPRAPREDIAEFLDALYHMSAQAYWRTLRGLTEGHAWDVLPSIRVPVLIIAASDDVLVPLSEVQRLHRALPQAGWLQVDDAGHAGLLEAGTEIAQAVRGFLDAHGLEASASTQTPVTPG; encoded by the coding sequence ATGCCCTACCGTCGCGCCACGCACCACGTCTCCGCCCCGGATGGCACCCGGGTGGCGGTCCACACCCACAGCTCGGGCGCGCCGGAGGAGGGCCGCGACGCCGCGCTCGCGGACCGCCCCACGGTGCTGCTGACCAACGGCATCGGCACGTCGGAGAACTTCTGGCGTCACCTCGTCGCCGACCTGGAGCAGGACCACCGCGTGGTGCACTGGGACTACCGCGGCCACGGCATGAGCGAGGAGTCGCGCGACGGGGACTACCGCGTGCAGGTGCACGTGGACGACCTGGAGCGCGTCACCGAGGCCGCCATGGCGCGCGGCGACGGCCGGCCGCCGCACCACATCGCCTTCTCCATGGGCGTGCGCATCCTGCTGGAGCTGTACCGCCGGCGCCCGGACCTGGTGCCGTCCATGACGCTCATCGCGGGGACACCGGGCGTGCCGGGCTCGGCCAACCCGAGCCGGGCATCCCGCTTCGGGTTGAGCGCCGTCAGGGGCGCCCTGGCCGCCAGCACACCGTGGGTGCCGGTGGTGGCGCCCGCGGTGAAGGCCTTCATCGCCAGCCCGCTGGCGGATCCGTTCGCCCGCGCCGTGGGCGCGCTGCGGCCCCGCGCCCCGCGAGAGGACATCGCCGAGTTCCTGGACGCGCTCTACCACATGAGCGCGCAGGCCTATTGGCGCACGCTGCGCGGCCTCACGGAGGGCCACGCCTGGGACGTCCTCCCGTCCATCCGGGTGCCCGTGCTGATCATCGCCGCGAGCGACGACGTCCTCGTGCCCCTGTCGGAGGTGCAGCGGCTGCACCGCGCGCTGCCCCAGGCCGGCTGGCTCCAGGTGGATGACGCCGGCCACGCGGGCCTCCTGGAGGCCGGGACGGAGATCGCCCAGGCGGTCCGGGGCTTCCTGGATGCGCATGGATTGGAGGCTTCAGCCTCCACGCAAACCCCCGTCACTCCAGGCTGA
- a CDS encoding lamin tail domain-containing protein — protein MSWSSRHLLVPLSAVLLVLSACGGDDGNKNPVCGNGIIESGEACDDGNRTEGDRCNNSCQVTTPVIDAGTNDAGSDTDAGIDAGTETDAGTDDAGTVTDAGTGTDAGTGTDAGTGTDAGTGTDAGTGTDAGTGTDAGTGTDAGTGTDAGTGTDAGTGTDAGTGTDAGTGTDAGTGTDAGTVDAGTDAGTETDAGTVDAGTDAGTETDAGTDGGAIDAGPAPDAGTDAGTETDAGTGTDAGTTATLSALEPAAVFARSGTTGQTIPESLEVTLSAEAATDVVVQVSSSSPSVVVANNGQVTVPAGSRSAAVIVTADEAAGSAKATLTATLGGDSRTATVRVLGATEQASLAYLSPETVSLASGETANVTVTLDIPAAAATSIALSTTGNVGSVPATVTVPANEISAKFIFTAGASGSTGTIVATLNNQSVSAQAKVTAAPTTNHIVISEFATLGSGGANDEFIELYNPTNAAVSLAGWKLQYKGPTAGTYNTTAFTFPTGATIAAHGFYLVTSSSYSGGGTVAGDASSAALIPLGASAGHIRLGKPGISTGKVDALAVDTVGYGSTADAAEGNSPISVSGTPAAASSFERKANAASSAATMEGSGVDAKKGNSQDTDVNNADFVIRTQRGPQNKASGTEVP, from the coding sequence ATGTCCTGGTCTTCCCGGCACCTGCTGGTCCCATTGTCAGCGGTGCTGTTGGTGTTGTCGGCGTGCGGTGGTGATGACGGCAACAAGAACCCTGTCTGCGGCAACGGCATCATCGAGAGCGGCGAAGCGTGCGACGACGGCAACCGCACGGAAGGCGACCGCTGCAACAACAGCTGTCAGGTCACCACGCCCGTCATTGACGCGGGCACCAATGACGCGGGCTCTGACACGGACGCGGGGATCGACGCGGGCACGGAGACGGACGCGGGCACCGACGACGCAGGTACGGTGACGGACGCGGGTACGGGCACCGACGCGGGCACGGGCACTGACGCGGGTACGGGCACTGACGCGGGCACGGGCACCGACGCGGGTACGGGCACCGACGCGGGTACGGGCACTGACGCGGGTACGGGCACCGACGCGGGCACGGGCACTGACGCCGGCACGGGCACCGACGCGGGTACGGGCACTGACGCGGGCACGGGCACCGATGCGGGCACGGGCACTGACGCCGGCACGGGGACGGACGCGGGCACGGTCGATGCGGGCACGGACGCCGGTACGGAGACCGACGCGGGCACGGTCGACGCGGGCACGGACGCCGGTACGGAGACCGACGCGGGCACGGATGGCGGCGCCATCGACGCCGGCCCGGCTCCGGACGCGGGCACCGACGCCGGCACGGAGACGGATGCGGGCACGGGGACCGACGCGGGCACCACGGCGACGCTGAGCGCGCTGGAGCCGGCCGCGGTCTTCGCTCGCTCGGGCACCACAGGTCAGACCATTCCGGAGTCTCTCGAGGTCACGCTGAGCGCCGAGGCCGCCACGGATGTCGTGGTCCAGGTCTCCTCGTCCAGCCCCTCGGTGGTCGTGGCCAACAACGGCCAGGTGACGGTGCCCGCGGGTTCGCGGTCCGCGGCGGTCATCGTGACGGCGGATGAGGCGGCGGGCTCGGCCAAGGCGACGCTGACGGCCACGCTGGGTGGGGACTCGCGCACCGCCACGGTGCGCGTGCTCGGCGCGACCGAGCAGGCCTCGCTGGCGTACCTGTCGCCGGAGACGGTGTCCCTGGCCTCCGGTGAGACGGCCAACGTCACCGTGACGCTCGACATCCCGGCCGCGGCGGCCACGTCCATCGCGCTGTCCACGACGGGCAACGTGGGCTCCGTGCCGGCCACCGTGACGGTGCCGGCCAACGAGATCTCCGCGAAGTTCATCTTCACCGCCGGCGCGTCCGGTTCGACGGGCACCATCGTGGCCACACTCAACAACCAGTCCGTGTCCGCTCAGGCGAAGGTCACCGCCGCCCCGACGACGAACCACATCGTCATCAGCGAGTTCGCCACCCTTGGCTCCGGTGGCGCGAACGACGAGTTCATCGAGCTCTACAACCCGACGAACGCGGCCGTGTCCCTGGCCGGCTGGAAGCTCCAGTACAAGGGCCCGACCGCCGGCACCTACAACACCACCGCCTTTACGTTCCCCACGGGCGCGACCATCGCCGCGCATGGCTTCTACCTGGTGACGAGCAGCTCGTACTCCGGTGGCGGCACGGTCGCAGGTGACGCCTCCTCCGCGGCCCTCATCCCGCTGGGTGCCTCGGCGGGCCACATCCGCCTGGGCAAGCCCGGCATCTCCACCGGGAAGGTGGACGCCCTCGCGGTGGACACGGTGGGCTACGGCTCCACCGCGGACGCTGCGGAAGGCAACAGCCCCATCTCCGTCAGCGGCACCCCGGCCGCCGCCAGCAGCTTCGAGCGCAAGGCTAACGCCGCCTCGTCGGCCGCGACCATGGAGGGCAGCGGCGTGGACGCGAAGAAGGGCAACAGCCAGGACACGGACGTGAACAACGCGGACTTCGTCATCCGCACGCAGCGGGGTCCGCAGAACAAGGCGAGCGGCACGGAAGTGCCGTGA
- a CDS encoding exodeoxyribonuclease III, whose protein sequence is MRVVSWNVNGLRSIHRKGFLPWLSRARADIVGLQEVRARVEQLPAEVRAPRRWKTHFVAAERPGYSGVGLFSRHEPEELTTTLDAPEMDAEGRLQFARFGKLTVVNGYFPNGNGKDRDLSRIPFKLDFYRRLFARLEKPLRDNQRVLVMGDFNTAHQDIDLARPRENRETSGFRPEEREEFDRWIRSGWVDTFRHFNPQGGHYSWWSQRAGVREKNIGWRIDYVLATPAALGYVKKAAVHPDVHGSDHCPVSVDLDPSVLT, encoded by the coding sequence GTGCGAGTCGTCTCCTGGAACGTCAACGGTCTGCGCTCCATCCACCGCAAGGGCTTCCTCCCGTGGCTGTCCAGGGCCCGGGCGGACATCGTGGGGCTGCAGGAGGTGCGCGCCCGCGTTGAGCAGCTCCCCGCGGAGGTGCGCGCCCCCCGCCGCTGGAAGACCCACTTCGTGGCCGCGGAGCGCCCCGGCTACAGCGGCGTGGGCCTCTTCAGCCGCCATGAGCCGGAAGAGCTCACCACCACCCTGGACGCCCCGGAGATGGACGCGGAGGGCCGCCTCCAGTTCGCCCGCTTCGGCAAGCTCACCGTCGTCAACGGCTACTTCCCCAACGGCAACGGGAAGGACCGGGACCTCTCCCGCATCCCCTTCAAGCTGGACTTCTACCGCCGCCTCTTCGCGCGCCTGGAGAAGCCGCTGCGCGACAACCAGCGCGTGCTGGTGATGGGCGACTTCAACACCGCCCACCAGGACATCGACCTGGCGCGCCCGCGCGAGAACCGGGAGACCAGCGGCTTCCGCCCGGAGGAGCGCGAGGAGTTCGACCGGTGGATCCGCTCAGGCTGGGTGGACACCTTCCGCCACTTCAACCCCCAGGGCGGCCACTACTCCTGGTGGAGCCAGCGCGCGGGCGTGCGCGAGAAGAACATCGGCTGGCGCATCGACTACGTGCTGGCCACGCCGGCGGCGCTTGGTTACGTGAAGAAGGCCGCCGTGCATCCGGATGTCCACGGGTCGGATCACTGCCCCGTGAGCGTGGACCTGGACCCCTCGGTCCTCACCTGA
- a CDS encoding lysophospholipid acyltransferase family protein, whose protein sequence is MNALLSIWTWVEVGLVALVGFFVQLFLLIVTFLFDKRRYVVGRCFRLVGVTAAKLTPFWRFGVHGPVPDRVAPNTVVVSNHESNADCFLISFLPWEMKWLGKRSLFKVPVVGWMMGIAGDVPVERGDRDSATGAMARCKAWMQKGMPVMIFPEGTRSKTDELLPFKDGAFRLAIEMQADVLPLAVSGTRLALPKHSWRFATSRGLVTVGTPISTKGMTLDDVETLKTRARAQIEALRATLKPLTGGAAPVPATDTPAAP, encoded by the coding sequence ATGAACGCACTGCTCTCCATCTGGACCTGGGTCGAGGTGGGCCTCGTGGCCCTGGTGGGCTTCTTCGTCCAGCTCTTCCTGCTCATCGTCACGTTCCTGTTCGACAAGCGCCGCTACGTGGTGGGCCGCTGCTTCCGCCTGGTGGGCGTCACCGCCGCGAAGCTCACGCCCTTCTGGCGCTTCGGCGTGCATGGCCCGGTGCCGGACCGCGTGGCGCCCAACACCGTGGTGGTGAGCAACCACGAGTCCAACGCGGACTGCTTCCTCATCTCCTTCCTGCCGTGGGAGATGAAGTGGCTGGGCAAGCGGAGCCTCTTCAAGGTGCCCGTGGTGGGCTGGATGATGGGCATCGCCGGCGACGTCCCGGTGGAGCGCGGCGACCGCGACTCGGCCACCGGCGCCATGGCGCGCTGCAAGGCGTGGATGCAGAAGGGGATGCCGGTGATGATCTTCCCGGAGGGCACGCGCTCCAAGACGGATGAACTCCTGCCGTTCAAGGACGGCGCCTTCCGGCTCGCCATCGAGATGCAGGCGGACGTGCTGCCGCTGGCGGTGAGCGGCACGCGGCTCGCGCTGCCCAAGCACTCCTGGCGCTTCGCCACGTCGCGCGGGCTGGTGACCGTGGGCACGCCCATCTCCACGAAGGGGATGACGCTGGATGACGTGGAGACGCTCAAGACCCGGGCGCGCGCCCAGATTGAAGCCCTGCGCGCGACGCTCAAGCCGCTGACCGGGGGCGCGGCTCCCGTCCCGGCGACGGACACTCCCGCCGCCCCCTGA
- a CDS encoding ATPase domain-containing protein produces MTAGGPREEQRVSTGIPGLDTVLCGGLRKGRMYMVLGLPGAGKTILANQICFHQAAQGHRVLYLTLLAESHTELVSNLQTLSFFDPACVPGKISYLSAFTILEQGGLEALADLVRKEIKAHKASLLVLDGLLAAEELAPSRQALKKFIHGLQVVTGLIGCTTVVLTTGGTKGLRAEHTMVDGLLVLQQRTFGVRTLRELSVRKFRGSAYKLGQHGFEITGDGLTVYPRLESMVDGNLVPGAGKRERDAFGVQGLDAMLKGGVPAGSTTILLGPPGSGKTLLGLAFLAEGARQGERGHYFAFYDAPERMLAQAAGVGMHMQPLMERGDLEVSFRPPTENILDKMGMELLTTIRSGRVRRIFLDGYEALLRSSTRQSRVARFLAALVNECRVREVTLIYTVEASSAFGPEVKFPLKGISMVAENILFLRMVELHSGLRRFIAALKVRNSAYDPALRELEITGEGLAVGEPFAEGQMLMTGLARTRTPEPTPLPKPRRKPRANTSSSARATPAKPRRNVRKRRGS; encoded by the coding sequence ATGACCGCGGGCGGTCCTCGTGAAGAGCAGCGCGTGTCCACGGGCATCCCCGGCCTGGACACCGTGCTGTGCGGCGGCCTGCGCAAGGGCCGCATGTACATGGTCCTGGGCCTCCCGGGAGCGGGGAAGACCATCCTCGCCAACCAGATCTGCTTCCACCAGGCGGCCCAGGGACACCGGGTCCTCTACCTCACGCTCCTGGCTGAATCGCACACGGAGCTGGTGAGCAACCTGCAGACGCTGTCGTTCTTCGACCCGGCCTGCGTGCCGGGGAAGATCAGCTACCTGAGCGCCTTCACCATCCTGGAGCAGGGCGGCCTGGAAGCGCTCGCCGACCTGGTGCGCAAGGAGATCAAGGCGCACAAGGCGTCGCTGCTCGTGCTGGATGGGCTGCTGGCGGCGGAGGAGCTGGCCCCGTCGCGGCAGGCGCTCAAGAAGTTCATCCACGGCCTCCAGGTCGTGACGGGCCTCATCGGCTGCACCACGGTCGTGCTCACCACCGGCGGCACCAAGGGCCTGCGCGCGGAGCACACCATGGTGGACGGCCTGCTGGTGCTGCAGCAGCGCACCTTCGGCGTGCGCACCCTGCGCGAGCTGAGCGTGCGCAAGTTCCGGGGCAGCGCGTACAAGCTGGGGCAGCACGGCTTCGAGATCACCGGCGACGGGCTCACCGTCTACCCGCGCCTGGAGTCGATGGTGGACGGCAACCTGGTGCCCGGGGCGGGGAAGCGCGAGCGCGACGCCTTCGGCGTGCAGGGCCTGGACGCCATGCTCAAGGGCGGCGTGCCCGCGGGCTCCACCACCATCCTCCTGGGACCTCCGGGCAGCGGCAAGACGCTCTTGGGGCTGGCCTTCCTCGCGGAGGGCGCCCGCCAGGGCGAGCGCGGCCACTACTTCGCCTTCTACGACGCGCCGGAGCGGATGCTCGCCCAGGCGGCCGGCGTGGGCATGCACATGCAGCCCCTGATGGAGCGCGGGGACCTGGAGGTGAGCTTCCGGCCCCCCACGGAGAACATCCTCGACAAGATGGGGATGGAGCTGCTGACCACCATCCGCAGCGGCCGGGTGCGCCGCATCTTCCTGGACGGCTACGAAGCGCTCCTGCGCTCCTCGACGCGCCAGTCGCGGGTGGCCCGCTTCCTGGCGGCGCTCGTCAACGAGTGCCGGGTGCGCGAGGTGACGCTCATCTACACCGTCGAGGCCTCCTCCGCCTTCGGGCCGGAGGTGAAGTTCCCGCTCAAGGGCATCTCCATGGTGGCGGAGAACATCCTGTTCCTGCGCATGGTGGAGCTGCACTCCGGGCTGCGCCGCTTCATCGCGGCGCTCAAGGTGCGCAACAGCGCCTATGACCCCGCGCTGCGCGAGCTGGAGATCACCGGCGAGGGGCTCGCGGTCGGAGAGCCCTTCGCGGAAGGGCAGATGTTGATGACGGGGCTCGCGCGCACGCGGACTCCGGAGCCGACCCCGCTGCCGAAACCGCGCCGCAAGCCGCGCGCGAACACCTCGTCCTCCGCCAGGGCCACGCCGGCGAAGCCGCGCCGGAACGTCCGCAAGCGCCGAGGCAGCTGA
- a CDS encoding response regulator encodes MGPVLIVDDEFGIVEAVRDLLSDEGYRTVTALNGREALERMAQERPAMVLLDYMMPVLNGPGVLESMQKDPVLRDVPVVMMSASPPEFWQHLPCAGFLPKPFDIDQLLAMVHRIIGSPPLPH; translated from the coding sequence ATGGGGCCCGTCCTCATCGTCGACGACGAGTTCGGCATCGTGGAGGCCGTGCGGGACCTCTTGTCGGACGAAGGCTACCGCACCGTCACCGCGCTCAATGGCCGCGAGGCCCTGGAGCGGATGGCGCAGGAGCGTCCGGCGATGGTGCTGCTCGACTACATGATGCCGGTGCTCAACGGGCCGGGCGTGCTGGAGTCCATGCAGAAGGACCCGGTCCTGCGCGACGTCCCGGTGGTGATGATGAGCGCAAGCCCGCCGGAGTTCTGGCAGCACCTGCCGTGCGCGGGCTTCCTGCCCAAGCCCTTCGACATCGATCAGCTCCTCGCCATGGTCCACCGCATCATCGGCTCGCCGCCCCTGCCGCACTGA
- a CDS encoding ROK family protein: MRAGTAVLTVDAAGMRAQNSGLLLNMIWRERQISRAEIARRTELSPSTVSAIVADLEQAGLVRSIGAGVSRGGRRPTLIGFCDEAFSLVGVELGASHVTVVLTDLRGRVRTQSKASHAVRGDPEGSLQKAKELVHECLDAERVPRRSVVGMGVAVPSPVHPASPGKMSPLILPAWKHVDVKEWFETTFDMPVFVDNDANLGALSECFWGAGSGGEDLTYIKLATGIGAGHIIHGDVYRGAGGTAGEIGHIPVDSNGPLCVCGLRGCLVTLIGSTALTERARELMGTRGRKGPTVRDLVEGARAGDTAAKQIIDGMGAYLGIAVGGLLNLLNPAIVVLGGEISSVGEMLLDPLRASVRQRALSVSMAETRIVTSTLGERAIAVGAATLVLQAALRDRSLFPTQNVGRTA, from the coding sequence ATGAGAGCGGGAACGGCGGTGTTGACGGTCGATGCGGCGGGCATGCGCGCGCAGAACAGCGGCCTGCTGCTGAACATGATCTGGCGCGAGCGTCAGATCTCCCGGGCGGAGATCGCCCGGCGCACGGAGCTCAGCCCGTCGACCGTCTCCGCCATCGTCGCGGACCTGGAGCAGGCGGGCCTGGTGCGCAGCATCGGCGCCGGGGTCTCCCGCGGGGGCCGCCGTCCCACCCTCATCGGCTTCTGTGACGAGGCCTTCAGCCTGGTGGGCGTCGAGCTGGGCGCCTCCCACGTCACCGTCGTCCTCACGGACCTCCGCGGCCGCGTGCGCACGCAGAGCAAGGCGAGCCACGCGGTGCGCGGCGATCCGGAAGGGTCGCTGCAGAAGGCGAAGGAGCTGGTCCACGAGTGCCTGGACGCCGAGCGCGTCCCGCGCCGCTCCGTGGTCGGCATGGGGGTGGCCGTGCCCAGCCCCGTGCACCCGGCCTCGCCCGGGAAGATGTCCCCCCTCATCCTGCCCGCGTGGAAGCACGTGGACGTGAAGGAGTGGTTCGAGACCACCTTCGACATGCCCGTGTTCGTGGACAACGACGCGAACCTCGGCGCGCTGTCGGAGTGCTTCTGGGGCGCGGGCTCCGGAGGCGAGGACCTGACGTACATCAAGCTGGCCACCGGTATTGGCGCCGGCCACATCATCCACGGCGACGTGTACCGGGGCGCTGGCGGAACGGCCGGTGAGATCGGCCACATCCCGGTGGACTCCAACGGGCCGCTCTGCGTGTGCGGCCTGAGGGGATGCCTCGTCACGCTCATCGGCTCCACGGCGCTCACCGAACGCGCGCGCGAGCTGATGGGCACCCGCGGCCGCAAGGGCCCCACCGTGCGCGACCTGGTGGAGGGCGCTCGCGCGGGCGACACCGCCGCGAAGCAGATCATCGACGGCATGGGCGCCTACCTGGGCATCGCCGTGGGCGGCCTGCTCAACCTGCTCAACCCCGCCATCGTCGTGCTGGGCGGGGAGATCTCCTCCGTGGGCGAGATGCTGCTCGACCCCTTGCGCGCGTCCGTGCGGCAGCGCGCCCTGTCCGTCTCCATGGCGGAGACGCGCATCGTCACGTCGACGCTGGGTGAGCGCGCCATCGCCGTGGGCGCGGCCACCCTCGTGCTCCAGGCGGCGCTGCGCGACCGCTCCCTCTTTCCCACGCAGAACGTCGGGAGAACCGCATGA
- a CDS encoding glycoside hydrolase family 16 protein: MTSRRVVLALALSGLGMASCDPAAGLDNKKNEQPGPVTEQPGAGWEIVWQDEFDGPSGTLPSKERWGAEVGGDGWGNGQYEFNTARAENGALDGEGHLAITARRERYGNNDYTSARLSTKNRYSKAYGRIEARIQLPTGRGIWPAFWMLGADVDSVGWPGCGEIDIMEHRGQIPSVIRSSLHGPGYSGGANVGREHAVSGAPLAADFHVYAVEWEPERLRFILDDTVYFEATPKNLPAGKKWVYDHPHFIILNVAVGGSFVGPPDSNTVFPQTMKVDYVRVYERAAQ, encoded by the coding sequence ATGACATCGCGCCGTGTCGTCCTCGCCCTGGCCCTCTCGGGCCTGGGGATGGCTTCGTGTGATCCGGCAGCAGGTCTGGATAATAAGAAAAACGAGCAACCCGGGCCCGTGACGGAGCAGCCGGGGGCGGGGTGGGAGATCGTCTGGCAGGACGAGTTCGACGGTCCCTCCGGCACGCTGCCGTCGAAGGAGCGCTGGGGCGCGGAGGTGGGCGGGGACGGGTGGGGCAACGGCCAGTACGAATTCAACACCGCGCGGGCGGAGAACGGGGCGCTGGACGGCGAGGGCCACCTGGCCATCACCGCGCGCAGGGAGCGCTACGGCAACAACGACTACACGTCCGCGCGCCTGTCGACGAAGAACCGCTACAGCAAGGCCTACGGCCGCATCGAGGCGCGCATCCAGCTGCCCACCGGCCGCGGCATCTGGCCGGCGTTCTGGATGCTGGGCGCGGACGTGGACTCCGTCGGCTGGCCGGGCTGCGGCGAGATCGACATCATGGAGCACCGGGGGCAGATCCCCTCCGTCATCCGCAGCTCGCTGCACGGGCCGGGCTACTCCGGCGGCGCGAACGTCGGCCGCGAGCACGCGGTCTCCGGGGCGCCGCTCGCCGCGGACTTCCACGTCTACGCGGTGGAGTGGGAGCCGGAGCGCCTGCGCTTCATCCTGGATGACACCGTCTACTTCGAAGCCACGCCGAAGAACCTGCCCGCCGGCAAGAAGTGGGTCTACGACCATCCGCACTTCATCATCCTGAACGTCGCGGTGGGCGGCTCGTTCGTGGGGCCGCCGGACTCCAACACGGTGTTCCCGCAGACGATGAAGGTGGACTACGTGCGCGTCTACGAAAGGGCCGCGCAGTGA